From the genome of Ornithobacterium rhinotracheale, one region includes:
- a CDS encoding DUF3408 domain-containing protein produces the protein MSKKRNPINESELMELMAGKKDEPSVVKNPVRTSKPIKDESVSDNEIQDKEPANMLEPEQKATTSTRLKKTDVETYESLFFSSGETSARNGKSVYIRPEFHRRIVQIVQVIGEDKISIYNYLDNLLEDHFNRYEKEIKKAFKDKYKPIF, from the coding sequence ATGAGCAAGAAAAGAAATCCTATCAACGAAAGCGAGTTAATGGAACTAATGGCAGGAAAAAAAGATGAACCATCAGTTGTTAAAAATCCTGTTAGGACTTCAAAGCCAATTAAAGATGAGAGTGTTTCAGATAACGAAATTCAGGATAAAGAACCTGCAAATATGCTCGAACCTGAACAAAAGGCAACAACATCAACAAGGCTTAAGAAAACAGATGTAGAAACCTATGAAAGTTTGTTTTTTAGTTCTGGAGAAACTTCAGCACGAAATGGAAAATCGGTATATATCCGCCCCGAGTTTCATCGCAGGATTGTTCAAATAGTACAGGTAATCGGAGAGGACAAAATATCCATTTACAATTATCTCGATAATCTGTTAGAAGACCATTTTAATCGTTATGAAAAGGAAATTAAAAAAGCATTTAAAGACAAGTATAAACCAATATTTTAA
- a CDS encoding PKD domain-containing protein: MKKVKFLSFPKFDSKIYWTFGCFLLIGIIFLTIQYYRHVDCEKANYFIHSEDWSVNQVVEFYDNTSGAQTWKWDFGDGSATDIRRHTFHRYTKPGEYIVTLTINGSCQHQKTISISSVSQSVGYLANIDAPDVVFVGERVRFHAEKEGGISFEWSFGETYSTDALGQTVYYTFKKEGKKKISLMVNGDVEHIATKDIYVAPKRIIAKQPIDIKTYEFEKPHESFSLPMGEAQKDPLVDMLSNIPVAPKSNTAETKNPTIKEILDISNEQFKLMLNKVASEEKTKEDFKEYLCGNYSLPVVVNDNKIIPFEQFCQAIAGKKIKIKTLRLDKDTNHCIQNINIHYKEKFIFFYW; this comes from the coding sequence ATGAAAAAGGTTAAATTTCTTTCTTTTCCAAAATTTGATTCCAAAATATATTGGACATTTGGTTGTTTTTTACTCATTGGAATTATCTTTTTAACAATACAATACTATCGCCATGTAGACTGTGAAAAAGCAAACTATTTTATCCACTCAGAAGATTGGTCAGTGAATCAAGTAGTTGAGTTTTATGATAACACCTCTGGAGCCCAAACTTGGAAATGGGATTTTGGAGATGGTTCAGCCACAGACATTCGCCGTCATACTTTCCACAGATATACCAAACCTGGTGAATATATCGTAACATTGACTATAAACGGTAGTTGTCAGCATCAAAAAACGATATCCATTAGTTCTGTAAGTCAGTCTGTTGGTTATTTAGCCAATATTGATGCGCCTGATGTGGTATTTGTAGGAGAGCGTGTTCGTTTTCATGCTGAAAAAGAAGGAGGCATATCATTTGAATGGAGCTTTGGTGAAACATATTCAACAGATGCATTGGGGCAAACGGTTTATTATACATTCAAAAAGGAGGGGAAAAAGAAGATTTCTTTAATGGTAAATGGAGATGTTGAGCATATTGCTACAAAGGATATTTATGTGGCTCCCAAAAGAATTATAGCAAAACAACCTATAGATATTAAAACTTACGAATTTGAAAAGCCCCACGAATCATTTTCACTACCTATGGGAGAAGCACAAAAAGACCCTTTGGTAGATATGTTAAGCAATATTCCCGTAGCCCCTAAAAGTAACACTGCCGAAACAAAAAATCCTACAATAAAGGAGATTCTGGATATCTCAAACGAGCAATTCAAGCTGATGTTAAACAAAGTAGCGAGCGAGGAGAAGACAAAAGAAGATTTTAAAGAGTATCTATGTGGCAATTATTCGTTACCTGTGGTTGTCAATGATAACAAAATAATTCCGTTCGAACAATTCTGTCAGGCTATAGCTGGAAAAAAGATAAAAATAAAAACGCTTCGATTAGATAAAGATACGAATCATTGTATACAAAATATCAATATTCATTACAAAGAAAAGTTTATATTTTTCTATTGGTAG
- a CDS encoding DUF4280 domain-containing protein produces MPQLLTNGTQLKCNQGTTLSELKVTSQSFMQIEGKAQATEEDKQPNTNIKPFGQCRLKPSSGGYLPCMPAPTQWQDTSPFEIEGKKELLDSSTCPCSVGGTISVIKSAQNFVKE; encoded by the coding sequence ATGCCTCAATTATTAACCAATGGCACCCAATTAAAATGTAACCAAGGGACTACGCTTTCAGAATTAAAGGTTACCAGTCAATCTTTTATGCAAATAGAAGGTAAGGCACAAGCTACAGAAGAGGACAAACAGCCCAATACCAATATAAAACCTTTTGGTCAATGTAGGCTAAAGCCCTCGTCAGGTGGTTATTTGCCTTGTATGCCAGCCCCAACCCAATGGCAGGATACTTCGCCTTTTGAGATAGAAGGCAAAAAAGAATTATTGGATAGTTCTACTTGCCCTTGTTCAGTAGGTGGTACAATATCCGTTATAAAATCTGCCCAAAATTTTGTAAAAGAGTGA
- the mobA gene encoding conjugal transfer protein MobA, which yields MEKDNKQLPQGGRPEKLNPRKHRYVFRLNEEENAKFLALFEQSGLKVKSHFITSVLFNKEIKTVKIDKTAIDFYTKLTELNAQFRKIAVNYNQIVKILYRHFSEKKAGAYLFKLEEQTKKLVALSEEIKQITQNFEQKHLKN from the coding sequence ATGGAAAAAGATAATAAGCAACTACCACAAGGCGGTCGCCCAGAGAAATTAAATCCTCGTAAGCATCGCTATGTATTTCGATTGAATGAGGAAGAAAATGCAAAATTTTTAGCCTTATTTGAGCAATCAGGCTTGAAGGTAAAATCACATTTTATCACTTCAGTTTTATTCAATAAAGAAATTAAAACGGTAAAAATTGATAAAACAGCGATTGATTTTTATACCAAACTCACCGAATTAAACGCTCAATTTAGAAAAATAGCCGTCAATTATAATCAAATAGTCAAAATACTTTACCGTCATTTTTCGGAAAAAAAGGCAGGGGCATACCTTTTTAAACTCGAAGAACAGACCAAAAAGTTAGTGGCTTTAAGTGAAGAAATCAAACAGATTACACAAAACTTTGAACAAAAACACTTAAAAAACTGA
- the mobB gene encoding conjugal transfer protein MobB, whose translation MVAKIGRGSNLLGVLLYNYEKVEDDNGNILHTHHMIHPLDGQWDTSVLARSFEPYLIANQRTEKPILHISINPDPKDEVSDNDFKEIAAEYMQEMGYGNQPFVVFKHSDIERTHIHIVSVCVDEQGKKINDAFEKRKSMRVCRALEEKFGLQSALDKKEGEDKVLFQPVDYRKADIKSQLASIVRYIHQYYQFQSLGEYTALLKLLNIGTEKVEGELHREHRRGLVYFALDENGEKASNPFKSSLFGKKAGLPSLEKQMEKHKPHLKKQDKSTLKQHIKNALKTTQSKAEFRKALVPHKISVVFRENDQGRLYGVTFINHNTRCVWNGSRLGKDFSANFFHQYFAGQNDQQITEQTTEQSQFSYPEELKNSNDNNFQETTYYEYEYDYLTIKTLFSLLPENQGVDYEEEAFIHRMRRKKKKVKKRKK comes from the coding sequence ATGGTGGCAAAAATTGGACGAGGGAGTAATCTTTTAGGAGTGCTTTTATACAATTATGAAAAGGTAGAAGATGATAATGGTAACATCTTACACACGCATCATATGATACATCCTTTGGATGGCCAATGGGACACTTCTGTTTTGGCTCGTTCGTTTGAACCTTATTTGATAGCCAACCAAAGAACCGAAAAACCAATCCTGCATATTTCTATCAATCCCGACCCCAAAGATGAAGTTTCAGACAATGATTTCAAAGAAATCGCTGCCGAGTATATGCAGGAAATGGGATATGGAAATCAACCTTTTGTGGTATTTAAACATTCGGATATTGAGCGAACGCATATTCATATTGTTTCTGTTTGCGTAGATGAACAAGGCAAAAAAATCAATGATGCTTTTGAGAAACGAAAATCAATGCGAGTGTGTCGTGCATTAGAAGAAAAGTTTGGGTTGCAATCCGCCTTAGATAAAAAGGAGGGAGAAGACAAAGTCTTATTTCAACCTGTGGATTATCGCAAGGCAGATATCAAAAGTCAGTTGGCTTCTATTGTTCGTTATATACATCAATATTATCAGTTTCAAAGTTTGGGAGAATACACCGCCTTGCTCAAGCTGTTGAATATTGGTACAGAAAAAGTGGAGGGCGAATTACACAGAGAACATCGGAGAGGATTGGTGTATTTTGCTTTAGACGAAAACGGCGAAAAAGCGAGTAATCCCTTTAAGTCTTCTTTGTTTGGTAAAAAGGCGGGACTTCCATCATTAGAAAAGCAAATGGAAAAGCACAAGCCTCACTTAAAGAAACAGGATAAATCAACGCTTAAACAGCATATTAAAAACGCTTTAAAAACAACCCAAAGCAAGGCAGAATTTAGAAAGGCTTTGGTACCACATAAAATATCGGTTGTTTTCCGTGAGAACGACCAAGGTAGATTATATGGTGTAACCTTTATCAACCACAATACCCGTTGCGTCTGGAATGGTTCACGATTGGGTAAAGACTTTTCAGCAAACTTTTTTCATCAATATTTTGCTGGACAGAATGACCAACAAATTACAGAACAGACCACAGAACAAAGTCAATTTAGTTATCCTGAAGAATTGAAAAACTCAAATGATAACAATTTCCAAGAAACCACCTATTACGAGTATGAATACGATTACCTAACGATTAAGACTTTATTCAGTCTTTTACCCGAAAATCAGGGAGTTGATTACGAAGAAGAAGCCTTTATCCATCGAATGAGGCGTAAGAAAAAGAAAGTTAAAAAACGAAAAAAATAA
- a CDS encoding C40 family peptidase, translated as MKNKVIIVGLVSTLSLLLGACNSTKFLKELPFHYPNDALYQSIIEQRNKVDAQYAKVDENLENLSDEELFLKEKYSIILKVYPKEITNYKLYAYIDDWLGTPYQKKALEKQVGVDASYFIQALFSEVYDTTFPKTADGIFRSKSIQLFTGRNFLKEGDILFFRYDKFHPISDVGLYLGNNRILACTNKGLNIYDFSDSYFQLRYIAAGRLKNKK; from the coding sequence ATGAAAAATAAAGTAATTATAGTCGGTTTAGTTTCAACCTTATCTCTATTATTGGGAGCTTGTAATTCGACGAAGTTTCTCAAGGAGTTGCCGTTTCATTACCCCAATGATGCCCTTTATCAATCCATCATAGAGCAAAGAAACAAAGTAGATGCTCAGTATGCTAAAGTAGATGAAAACTTGGAAAACTTATCAGACGAAGAATTATTTTTAAAAGAAAAATATTCCATAATTCTAAAAGTTTACCCTAAAGAAATTACGAATTATAAGTTATATGCTTATATAGATGATTGGTTAGGTACACCTTATCAAAAGAAAGCATTGGAGAAGCAAGTAGGGGTAGATGCTTCCTATTTCATTCAAGCCCTTTTCAGTGAAGTTTACGATACAACATTTCCTAAAACTGCCGATGGGATTTTTAGATCAAAATCTATTCAACTATTTACAGGACGAAATTTTTTGAAGGAAGGAGATATCTTATTTTTTAGATATGATAAATTTCATCCGATTTCAGATGTAGGACTCTATTTAGGGAATAATAGAATTTTAGCCTGTACAAATAAAGGATTGAATATCTATGATTTTAGTGACTCGTATTTTCAGTTAAGATATATAGCCGCCGGTAGGCTTAAAAATAAAAAATAA
- a CDS encoding ParA family protein codes for MKKEPKFVSFATQKGGVGKTSFTILVASLLHYRMGYNVVVFDCDYPQHSISNLREQDLKIVMQNKHFKQKAHEQFSSINKKAYPIISCQSNEAIQKADEFINETPYDIDVVLFDMPGTVNTAGILTVLSHINHIFAPITADRVVIESTLSFTEVLSNIIAKNMDSEIKSVHLFWNQVDGREKSPLYKIYENVIAELNLSMMQSFISDSKRFRKDGSGNQKYVFRSTLMPADERLMSGCHLDDFIKEFVKIIEV; via the coding sequence ATGAAAAAAGAACCCAAATTTGTCAGCTTTGCCACCCAAAAAGGCGGTGTAGGAAAAACTAGTTTTACGATTTTAGTCGCCAGTTTGCTTCATTACCGAATGGGCTATAATGTAGTAGTATTCGATTGTGATTACCCACAGCATAGTATCAGTAATCTACGGGAACAGGATTTGAAAATCGTGATGCAGAATAAACATTTCAAGCAGAAAGCTCACGAGCAATTCAGCTCCATTAACAAAAAAGCCTATCCGATTATCTCTTGCCAATCCAATGAGGCGATTCAAAAGGCAGATGAGTTTATCAATGAAACGCCTTATGATATTGATGTAGTGCTATTTGATATGCCAGGAACGGTTAATACCGCAGGGATTTTGACCGTTCTATCCCATATCAACCATATTTTCGCACCTATCACTGCCGATAGGGTAGTCATTGAAAGTACCCTCAGTTTTACAGAGGTGCTTTCCAACATCATTGCTAAAAATATGGATAGCGAAATAAAATCGGTTCATTTATTTTGGAACCAAGTCGATGGACGAGAAAAATCGCCATTGTATAAAATCTACGAAAATGTTATTGCAGAATTGAATTTGTCTATGATGCAGAGTTTTATCTCGGACAGCAAACGCTTCCGAAAAGACGGAAGTGGTAATCAGAAGTATGTTTTTCGTTCCACTTTGATGCCCGCAGACGAACGACTCATGAGTGGTTGTCATTTGGATGATTTTATTAAGGAATTTGTAAAAATAATAGAAGTATGA
- the mobC gene encoding conjugal transfer protein MobC, which translates to MQNEDDLRGLAKIMQMMRAVSVIVVLMHLYWYCYGFFERQGWTLSIVNKVLQNFQRHPGLFNHQLYTKIFAVVLLALSCLGTKGVKNEKITWRQIHIALACGILLFFGNFWILNLPLSFSVRAILYILTTSAGFIALLMAGAWMSRLLKSNLMEDVFNIENESFMQETQLMENEFSVNLPTKFYYNQQWNEGWINVINPFRATIVLGTPGSGKSYAIVNNYIKQQIEKGFSMYIYDFKFDDLSTIAYNHLLKHLDKYEVKPQFYVINFDDPRKSHRCNPINPQFMTDISDAYESAYTIMLNLNRTWIQKQGDFFVESPIILLAAIIWFLKIYENGKYCTFPHAIELLNKPYADIFTILTSYTELENYLSPFMDAWQGGAQDQLQGQIASAKIPLSRMISPQLYWVMTGDDFSLDINNPKEPKILCVGNNPDRQNIYSAALGLYNSRIVKLINKKGQLKSSVIIDELPTIYFRGLDNLIATARSNKVAVCLGFQDFSQLTRDYGDKESKVIQNTVGNIFSGQVVGETAKTLSERFGKVLQKRQSMTINRSDKSTSISTQMDSLIPPSKISNLTQGMFVGSVSDNFDQRIDQKIFHAQIVVDNEKVAKETKAYKKIPDILSLSDEEMKQQVEANYKQIKTDIVNLVESEMERIANDPDLQHLIEKEDE; encoded by the coding sequence ATGCAAAACGAAGACGATTTAAGAGGCTTGGCAAAAATAATGCAGATGATGCGTGCCGTAAGTGTTATTGTGGTGCTAATGCACCTCTATTGGTATTGTTATGGCTTTTTTGAACGGCAAGGCTGGACATTAAGTATTGTCAATAAGGTATTACAGAATTTCCAACGCCACCCCGGACTATTCAATCACCAATTGTACACGAAAATCTTTGCAGTTGTATTATTGGCATTGAGTTGTTTGGGGACAAAAGGCGTAAAAAATGAAAAAATCACTTGGCGACAAATTCATATTGCTTTGGCGTGTGGTATATTGCTATTCTTTGGTAATTTTTGGATTTTGAATTTGCCTCTGTCTTTTAGCGTTCGAGCCATACTCTATATATTGACTACTTCCGCTGGATTTATAGCCCTACTTATGGCTGGAGCTTGGATGAGCCGATTATTGAAAAGCAACCTTATGGAAGATGTTTTCAATATCGAGAACGAATCCTTTATGCAAGAAACACAACTCATGGAAAATGAGTTTTCGGTAAATCTACCCACAAAATTTTATTACAACCAACAATGGAACGAGGGCTGGATCAATGTAATCAACCCTTTTCGTGCAACTATTGTTTTGGGAACACCTGGTTCGGGTAAATCGTATGCCATTGTAAACAATTATATCAAGCAACAAATTGAAAAAGGTTTTTCAATGTATATCTACGATTTTAAATTTGATGACCTTTCTACGATTGCTTATAACCATTTATTAAAACATTTAGATAAATACGAAGTTAAACCGCAATTCTATGTGATAAACTTCGATGACCCTCGTAAGAGCCACCGCTGTAATCCCATCAATCCCCAATTTATGACAGATATATCCGATGCGTACGAGAGTGCTTATACGATTATGCTCAACCTTAACCGAACTTGGATACAGAAACAGGGGGATTTCTTTGTGGAATCGCCTATTATTTTATTAGCGGCTATTATTTGGTTTTTGAAAATCTATGAAAATGGCAAGTATTGCACCTTTCCACACGCCATTGAACTATTAAACAAACCCTATGCAGACATCTTTACGATTTTAACTTCCTATACCGAATTGGAAAACTATTTATCACCTTTTATGGACGCTTGGCAAGGCGGAGCCCAAGACCAGTTACAAGGACAGATAGCGAGTGCAAAAATCCCTTTATCAAGAATGATTTCACCGCAATTATACTGGGTAATGACAGGTGATGATTTTTCATTAGACATTAACAACCCAAAAGAGCCTAAAATTCTTTGTGTTGGTAATAATCCCGATAGACAAAATATCTATTCGGCAGCCTTAGGTTTATACAATTCCAGGATTGTAAAACTTATCAATAAAAAAGGGCAGTTAAAATCGTCTGTAATCATTGATGAGCTGCCTACGATTTATTTTCGTGGACTAGATAACCTAATTGCCACCGCAAGGAGTAACAAAGTAGCCGTTTGTTTAGGTTTTCAAGATTTTTCACAACTAACAAGGGATTATGGGGATAAAGAGAGTAAGGTAATCCAAAATACGGTAGGTAATATTTTTAGCGGACAAGTTGTGGGTGAAACAGCGAAAACCTTGTCCGAGCGTTTCGGAAAGGTATTACAAAAACGCCAGAGTATGACCATCAATCGAAGTGATAAATCGACTTCGATTAGCACGCAAATGGATAGTTTGATACCACCGAGTAAAATATCCAACCTTACGCAAGGGATGTTTGTCGGTTCGGTATCGGATAACTTTGACCAGCGTATCGACCAAAAGATATTCCATGCTCAAATTGTAGTAGACAACGAAAAGGTCGCTAAAGAAACCAAAGCTTATAAAAAAATACCTGATATTTTATCCCTAAGTGATGAAGAAATGAAACAGCAGGTAGAGGCAAACTACAAGCAAATCAAAACCGATATTGTAAACCTTGTAGAAAGTGAAATGGAACGAATTGCTAATGACCCAGACTTACAGCATTTGATTGAGAAAGAGGATGAATAA
- a CDS encoding type VI secretion system baseplate subunit TssG, with amino-acid sequence MDAHLPQLIKELNTLPNDIKAESVVVDMLRNGVISNQQYIVNHQGQFSRAYRYDILEANIIDYHYDSLQMVSIDLSRDSLYDMLPQSYTHAPHEHIFDKGAEAMIDEYKKQKQEQKSARSFFSPFENEFFHFRVDTEMFEQELFHEIAHRLDSRLFYNFWKLSEELPYELVSKFIRFLPYTHRVVGDINLATEILSIILDEKVEIEEHEFALYEDKEERVSLGNFTLGVDSIIGSLYQDYSKHLRLNIGPLKNTDFRNYLQGQALESFVSLFCQYFYPLEVEVQIKIKLAEHQKEFNLSNEQFPVLGYNTYL; translated from the coding sequence ATGGATGCTCATTTGCCACAATTAATAAAAGAGCTTAATACACTTCCCAACGACATTAAAGCAGAATCAGTTGTTGTGGATATGTTGCGCAATGGCGTGATTTCAAATCAGCAGTACATTGTCAATCATCAGGGGCAGTTTTCAAGAGCTTATCGGTATGATATTTTAGAGGCAAACATTATAGATTATCATTATGATAGTTTGCAAATGGTATCCATCGACCTTTCTCGTGATAGCTTATACGATATGCTTCCACAGAGCTATACCCACGCACCGCACGAACATATATTTGATAAGGGTGCGGAAGCGATGATTGATGAGTATAAAAAGCAAAAACAAGAACAGAAGTCGGCAAGGAGTTTCTTTTCTCCTTTTGAAAATGAGTTTTTTCATTTTCGAGTAGATACAGAAATGTTTGAACAGGAGTTATTTCATGAAATTGCTCATCGATTGGACTCACGATTATTTTATAATTTTTGGAAACTTTCAGAGGAACTTCCCTATGAATTAGTATCAAAATTTATACGATTTTTACCCTATACCCATCGTGTGGTTGGGGACATCAATTTAGCGACAGAAATTTTGTCTATTATTTTAGATGAAAAAGTTGAAATTGAAGAACACGAGTTTGCTTTATACGAGGATAAAGAAGAAAGAGTTTCATTAGGCAATTTCACATTAGGAGTGGATAGTATCATCGGGAGTCTTTATCAAGATTACTCCAAACATTTGCGGTTAAATATCGGTCCACTAAAAAATACAGATTTTAGAAACTATCTTCAAGGTCAGGCTTTGGAATCTTTTGTTTCCTTGTTTTGTCAATATTTTTATCCCTTGGAAGTTGAAGTTCAAATAAAAATAAAATTAGCCGAACATCAAAAAGAGTTTAATTTATCCAATGAACAATTCCCCGTTTTGGGCTATAATACATACCTATGA
- a CDS encoding AAA family ATPase, which yields MKKSLPYSTEVQQALNIAQKIAKENNHVFFTGSHLLKALLNRDLSLLKKLESLGVDVFYLEEWAEVRIEDEPKKTQSIEPEPSEIIDIIFDEANDIARHLGEDEITLFSLAVSISTPGVAFSFEQMKSYPVSRSELLQESHQTINSNTDYTPKKKTSSKFVDKYCIDKLKENSKHHYAIVGRAAETQQIVEILSRFSKPNILLIGDSGVGKTAIIKSFIDRVRAKEVPDWLMDISIYELDMSALVAGASYKGEIEDRLKNIAQELRVIPKSVLIIEELHTLLSSHSDSGVANLLKGELAKGLRVIATSNIAEYTKKIEKEASLAGMFEIINIEEIDEDTQFRILKEVMQVYENHHNIKAEDNVLWDSIRLSKRYMKEKSLPASALDLIDHTMSVAKSSGEIFLKEKQSLYKRIETIKNLLSEDNEKAHKEIEWLKRDLVQKTKYLTKDKDGIEFSELSDTEESIKELEKHLEQCESVAKEKRTHITDWDLALVVSQKTNIPLGKLQEDEKERLSNMEATLAKRVVGQDHAISIVTEAVLENRSGLSKAGQPIGSFFFLGPTGTGKTELAKSLASFLFQDENAIIRFDMSEFKEEHAAALLYGAPPGYVGYEEGGLLVNKIRQKPYSIVLFDEIEKAHASVFDVFLQIMDEGKLHDRLGKEGDFSNAIILFTSNIGSEFIVKSFEQGNIPTSSDLLQKMSHYFRPEFLGRLTETIPFAPITKENALKIFEIHLKKELLDLVENLGISLNISDKAKEQLTLLGYDSTYGARPLKGVIRSRLRRPLARKIVSGIFSEGDCIEVDWNEEDLVWKKV from the coding sequence ATGAAAAAGTCATTACCCTATAGCACAGAAGTACAGCAAGCTCTAAATATTGCTCAAAAAATAGCTAAAGAAAATAATCATGTATTTTTCACAGGCTCTCACTTATTGAAAGCCTTATTAAATAGAGATTTATCTTTATTAAAGAAATTAGAAAGTTTGGGTGTCGATGTTTTTTACTTGGAAGAATGGGCAGAAGTTCGTATAGAGGATGAACCTAAAAAAACACAATCCATCGAACCTGAGCCCAGCGAAATTATTGACATTATCTTTGATGAAGCCAATGACATAGCTCGTCATTTAGGGGAAGATGAAATCACTCTTTTTTCTCTTGCTGTTTCTATTAGTACTCCTGGTGTAGCATTTAGTTTTGAGCAAATGAAAAGTTATCCGGTAAGTCGTTCGGAATTACTTCAGGAATCTCATCAAACCATCAATAGTAATACCGATTATACACCAAAGAAGAAGACTTCTTCTAAATTCGTAGATAAATACTGCATAGATAAATTAAAAGAAAATAGCAAGCATCATTATGCTATAGTTGGAAGGGCTGCTGAAACACAACAAATAGTTGAAATACTGTCAAGGTTTAGCAAACCCAATATTTTATTAATTGGTGATTCGGGGGTTGGAAAAACAGCAATTATAAAAAGTTTTATTGATAGAGTAAGAGCTAAAGAAGTTCCAGATTGGTTGATGGATATTTCTATTTATGAATTAGATATGAGTGCTTTAGTAGCTGGGGCGTCTTATAAAGGGGAGATTGAAGACCGATTAAAAAATATCGCCCAAGAGTTGAGAGTCATACCTAAATCGGTATTGATTATAGAGGAATTACATACCTTACTAAGTAGCCATTCTGACTCTGGCGTCGCAAATCTATTAAAAGGAGAGTTGGCAAAGGGGTTACGAGTAATTGCCACATCGAATATTGCGGAGTATACTAAGAAGATTGAAAAAGAAGCATCATTAGCGGGAATGTTTGAAATTATAAACATTGAAGAGATAGATGAAGATACTCAATTTAGGATCTTGAAAGAAGTAATGCAAGTTTATGAAAATCATCATAATATAAAAGCTGAAGATAATGTTTTATGGGATTCCATTCGTCTTTCAAAAAGATATATGAAGGAAAAAAGTCTTCCTGCATCGGCATTAGACTTAATTGACCATACGATGTCTGTTGCTAAAAGTTCTGGCGAGATTTTTCTGAAAGAAAAGCAGAGTTTATATAAGCGTATAGAAACAATTAAAAATCTTTTGTCCGAAGATAATGAAAAGGCTCATAAGGAAATAGAGTGGCTTAAAAGGGATTTAGTGCAAAAGACAAAATACCTTACAAAAGATAAAGATGGTATTGAATTTTCAGAACTATCAGATACTGAAGAATCTATTAAAGAATTAGAAAAACATCTAGAGCAATGCGAATCCGTTGCTAAGGAAAAGCGAACCCACATTACAGATTGGGATTTAGCATTGGTGGTTTCTCAGAAAACGAATATTCCTTTGGGAAAGCTCCAAGAAGATGAAAAAGAACGCTTATCAAATATGGAGGCTACTTTAGCAAAAAGAGTGGTAGGTCAAGACCACGCCATATCCATTGTTACGGAGGCTGTTCTTGAAAATCGCTCAGGTTTGAGTAAAGCAGGTCAGCCCATAGGTTCTTTCTTTTTCTTGGGACCTACAGGAACGGGGAAAACAGAATTAGCAAAATCTTTAGCTTCCTTTTTATTTCAAGATGAAAATGCAATTATTCGATTTGATATGTCCGAATTTAAAGAGGAACACGCCGCAGCCTTACTTTATGGAGCACCTCCAGGCTATGTGGGGTATGAAGAAGGAGGATTATTGGTTAATAAAATTAGACAAAAACCTTATTCCATTGTTTTATTTGATGAAATAGAAAAAGCACACGCATCAGTTTTTGATGTGTTTCTTCAAATAATGGACGAAGGTAAATTACACGACCGATTGGGCAAAGAGGGTGATTTTTCGAATGCGATTATTTTGTTTACCTCTAATATAGGTTCGGAGTTTATTGTAAAATCTTTTGAACAAGGCAATATCCCAACATCATCTGATTTGTTACAGAAAATGAGTCATTACTTCCGTCCTGAATTTTTAGGAAGATTAACGGAAACCATACCATTTGCTCCAATTACTAAAGAAAATGCGCTTAAAATATTTGAGATACATCTTAAAAAAGAGTTGTTGGATTTGGTTGAGAATTTAGGGATTTCGTTAAATATTAGTGATAAAGCAAAGGAACAATTGACTTTATTAGGCTATGATAGCACTTATGGAGCAAGACCTTTGAAAGGGGTCATTAGAAGTCGTTTGAGAAGACCTTTGGCAAGGAAAATCGTGTCGGGTATATTTTCCGAAGGAGATTGTATAGAAGTGGATTGGAATGAGGAGGATTTGGTTTGGAAAAAAGTATAA